In a single window of the Melioribacteraceae bacterium genome:
- the kdsA gene encoding 3-deoxy-8-phosphooctulonate synthase, with protein sequence MGLLKKIKMGNGAPLFLIAGPCVIENEKITLSTAEAIKKITDELGIQLIFKASYKKANRTNVNSFVGINFEKALRILEKVKKNFSLPILTDIHSENEIEAVASVVDILQIPAFLCRQTDLILTAARTHKAINVKKGQFLAPTEMKHIIEKIESVKNKKILLTERGTTFGYNNLIVDMRSLEFMKEYGYPVIMDATHAVQIPGAGKVTGGEPRFISTIAKAAAAVGIDGLFLEVHPSPHLALSDSASQLHLNKLKPLLEKVKLIDEVAKRDIA encoded by the coding sequence ATGGGTCTTCTTAAGAAAATTAAAATGGGTAACGGGGCTCCACTTTTTTTAATTGCCGGACCATGTGTAATTGAGAATGAAAAAATTACATTGTCTACCGCCGAAGCAATAAAAAAAATTACTGATGAACTGGGCATTCAACTAATATTTAAAGCCAGCTACAAAAAAGCTAACAGAACAAATGTGAATAGTTTTGTTGGAATTAATTTTGAAAAAGCGTTGAGAATATTGGAGAAAGTTAAAAAGAATTTCTCCTTACCTATATTAACAGATATACATTCAGAAAATGAAATTGAAGCTGTAGCGTCTGTTGTTGATATATTACAAATACCTGCGTTTTTATGCCGTCAAACTGATCTAATTTTGACAGCTGCAAGAACTCATAAAGCCATCAATGTTAAAAAGGGACAGTTTTTAGCCCCCACTGAAATGAAGCACATCATCGAAAAGATTGAATCTGTAAAGAACAAAAAGATATTATTAACTGAGCGAGGAACAACGTTTGGCTATAATAATCTTATTGTTGATATGCGCAGTTTGGAGTTTATGAAAGAATATGGATACCCGGTTATAATGGATGCTACTCATGCAGTACAAATTCCAGGTGCGGGTAAGGTAACGGGTGGTGAACCACGATTTATTTCGACAATTGCTAAAGCAGCAGCAGCAGTTGGGATCGATGGTTTATTTTTAGAAGTGCATCCATCTCCACATTTAGCATTAAGCGATTCTGCGAGTCAGCTTCACCTCAATAAATTAAAACCACTGCTCGAAAAAGTTAAACTTATTGATGA
- the ruvB gene encoding Holliday junction branch migration DNA helicase RuvB yields the protein MKRKSENLDTVISKEDTKLDQSLRPKSFADFTGQKKITDNLKVFIGAAKKRNEGLDHVLLTGPPGLGKTTLAHIIANELGVKLKITSGPVLEKPGDLAGLLTNLEEKSVLFIDEIHRLSAVVEEYLYSAMEDYKLDIMIDSGPNARTVQIKLPPYTLIGATTRAGLLTAPLRDRFGIKLRLDYYDSELIKKIILRSSSILNINVEDDAAFELAKRSRGTPRIANRLLRRTRDFADYEKKISVDIDITKRALESLEVDEYGLDEMDKEIILSIIEKFNGGPVGLNTLAVAVNEDPGTIEEVYEPFLIQQGFIQRTPRGREATDLAYIRFNKKRSKQINSQSLFDN from the coding sequence TTGAAACGTAAAAGTGAAAATTTAGATACAGTAATTTCCAAAGAAGATACCAAGCTTGATCAATCGCTCAGGCCAAAATCATTTGCTGATTTTACAGGTCAGAAAAAAATAACTGACAATCTTAAAGTATTTATTGGCGCGGCTAAAAAACGTAATGAAGGACTTGACCATGTGCTTTTAACCGGTCCTCCTGGATTAGGAAAAACAACATTAGCCCATATTATTGCCAATGAATTGGGTGTTAAATTAAAAATTACTTCTGGACCGGTGCTTGAAAAACCGGGGGACCTTGCTGGATTATTGACTAATCTTGAAGAAAAATCGGTGTTATTTATTGATGAAATTCATCGATTAAGCGCCGTAGTAGAGGAATATCTTTATAGCGCAATGGAGGATTATAAATTAGACATTATGATTGACAGCGGTCCCAATGCACGTACAGTTCAAATAAAACTACCTCCTTATACACTAATTGGTGCTACAACAAGAGCTGGATTGCTTACCGCTCCACTGAGAGATCGATTCGGAATTAAACTTAGACTTGATTATTATGACAGTGAATTAATTAAAAAAATAATTCTCAGGTCATCTTCTATATTAAATATCAATGTTGAAGATGATGCCGCATTTGAATTGGCCAAAAGATCGCGCGGTACTCCTCGTATTGCAAACAGATTATTGAGAAGAACACGGGATTTTGCCGATTATGAAAAAAAAATATCTGTTGATATTGATATTACGAAACGGGCTTTAGAATCCCTTGAAGTAGATGAATATGGTCTCGATGAAATGGATAAAGAAATTATTCTCTCCATAATTGAAAAATTTAATGGTGGTCCAGTTGGATTAAATACACTTGCAGTTGCGGTTAATGAGGATCCGGGAACAATTGAAGAAGTTTACGAGCCCTTCCTTATTCAACAAGGATTTATCCAGCGCACTCCGCGTGGAAGAGAAGCAACAGATTTAGCTTATATCCGCTTCAATAAAAAAAGAAGTAAACAGATCAATAGTCAATCATTATTCGACAACTAA
- a CDS encoding DUF1624 domain-containing protein: protein MEKNSSSRIIFIDLMRAFAVLMMVQGHTIDALLSNEFRDYNHTGYYIWHTFRGFTAPTFMFISGVVFTYLLRLNPKPFFYNPRVQKGFIRFLTLIIIGYLLRFPTYNIFGYYEVTHAQWMGFFKVDALHLIGCGILIILIVTYLAEEFKINHYIAYIFSSLLLFSMIFITEQINWSNFLPIPFAAYFYTKTGSFFPIFPWAGYVLAGAVFGNYLVVNPDSFSKRKFSILLISIGIISIVLAELFNYYVKVNNLKTALTVQYYYIIERTGYVILLNGLMSLLAQRLKKIPEIFKQIGTHTLLIYAVHIVILYGSAWIPGVSLFLSKSFSFGVSIFAAVCLISLMVLMVFVIEKRKSRKRAATIA, encoded by the coding sequence TTGGAAAAGAATTCGTCCAGCAGAATTATATTCATTGATTTAATGCGTGCCTTCGCCGTTCTCATGATGGTTCAAGGGCACACGATTGATGCGCTTTTGAGCAATGAATTCAGAGATTATAACCATACCGGATATTATATTTGGCACACATTCAGAGGTTTTACAGCCCCCACATTTATGTTTATTTCCGGAGTGGTTTTTACTTATCTGCTCAGATTAAATCCAAAACCGTTTTTTTATAATCCCAGGGTACAAAAAGGATTTATAAGGTTTTTAACTCTAATCATAATTGGTTATTTATTAAGATTTCCAACTTATAATATTTTTGGTTACTACGAAGTAACTCATGCCCAATGGATGGGATTTTTCAAAGTTGACGCGCTTCATTTGATAGGGTGCGGAATACTTATCATTTTGATTGTAACCTACCTAGCTGAAGAATTTAAAATAAATCATTATATCGCCTACATCTTTAGTTCCTTATTATTATTTAGCATGATTTTTATAACCGAACAAATAAACTGGTCGAATTTTCTGCCCATCCCTTTTGCTGCATATTTTTACACAAAGACCGGTTCATTTTTCCCAATATTTCCATGGGCGGGCTATGTACTGGCGGGTGCCGTGTTCGGGAATTATCTTGTGGTAAATCCTGATTCATTTAGCAAGAGAAAATTCAGCATATTATTAATTTCGATTGGTATTATTTCCATTGTGTTAGCGGAGTTGTTTAATTATTATGTAAAGGTAAATAATTTAAAAACTGCTCTGACTGTTCAATATTACTATATTATTGAACGGACTGGTTATGTGATTTTATTAAATGGGCTAATGAGTTTATTGGCGCAAAGACTTAAGAAAATTCCAGAGATATTTAAACAAATTGGTACTCACACTTTATTGATTTATGCAGTGCATATTGTTATTCTTTATGGAAGTGCATGGATTCCGGGAGTAAGTCTATTTTTGTCAAAATCATTTAGTTTTGGTGTATCAATTTTTGCGGCTGTTTGTTTAATCAGTTTAATGGTTCTGATGGTATTTGTAATTGAAAAGAGAAAATCCAGAAAAAGAGCTGCTACTATTGCATGA
- a CDS encoding cobalamin B12-binding domain-containing protein → MSRKIRVLVAKAGLDGHDRGAKVVAAALRDAGMEVIYTGLRQTPEMIVEAAIQEDVDAVGISILSGAHMTIFPRILNLMKEKELDDVLLFGGGIIPEEDLSKLQAIGVGHLFTPGTSTQEIIKFLNDWVEKHPRN, encoded by the coding sequence ATGAGTAGAAAAATTAGAGTTTTAGTTGCGAAAGCCGGGTTGGACGGTCATGATAGGGGGGCTAAAGTAGTCGCTGCCGCCCTTAGAGATGCCGGTATGGAAGTTATTTATACAGGATTGAGACAAACCCCAGAGATGATTGTCGAAGCGGCAATTCAAGAGGATGTGGATGCTGTTGGGATTTCGATTCTTTCCGGTGCTCACATGACTATCTTTCCACGAATTCTTAATCTCATGAAAGAAAAAGAATTGGATGATGTGCTTCTGTTTGGTGGTGGAATCATCCCCGAAGAAGATCTTTCAAAATTGCAGGCAATTGGTGTGGGGCATCTTTTTACCCCAGGCACCTCAACTCAGGAAATCATCAAATTTCTCAATGATTGGGTAGAAAAACATCCGCGTAATTAA
- the kdsB gene encoding 3-deoxy-manno-octulosonate cytidylyltransferase, with product MIVGIIPARFASTRLMGKPLASIGGKPMIYHTYQSAKKSKLLDKVVIAVDDDKVFRVVKDFGAEVFMTPKDCPSGSDRIAIVAEQIEEADIIVNIQGDEPFIKGKMIDQAIEPMLFDKDVQLSTLAKKIESVEEMKAASVVKVVFDYKNFALYFSRSPIPYVRDARTNLERIQSGEIYKHIGLYVYRRPALLKFTSLRPTDLEQIEKLEQLRFLEHDMKIKIVVTDFDSLSVDTPKDLEVARVYYEKNYKKHQ from the coding sequence ATGATAGTTGGAATAATACCCGCAAGATTTGCCTCTACAAGATTAATGGGAAAACCCTTAGCTTCCATTGGTGGCAAACCAATGATTTATCATACTTACCAAAGCGCTAAAAAATCAAAACTGCTGGATAAAGTAGTCATTGCAGTTGATGATGATAAAGTTTTTAGGGTTGTGAAAGATTTTGGCGCGGAAGTTTTTATGACTCCAAAAGATTGCCCCAGCGGTTCGGACCGGATTGCAATTGTCGCAGAACAAATTGAAGAAGCAGACATCATCGTAAATATCCAGGGAGACGAACCATTCATAAAAGGTAAAATGATTGATCAAGCTATTGAGCCAATGTTGTTCGATAAAGATGTACAACTCTCCACTCTAGCCAAAAAAATTGAGAGTGTTGAGGAGATGAAAGCGGCTTCTGTTGTAAAAGTGGTTTTTGATTACAAAAATTTTGCTCTTTATTTCTCCCGTTCACCAATTCCATATGTGAGAGACGCGCGCACAAATTTGGAGAGAATACAATCGGGTGAAATATATAAACATATCGGACTTTATGTTTATCGCCGCCCCGCACTTCTAAAATTCACATCTCTGCGTCCTACCGATCTTGAGCAAATTGAAAAATTAGAACAGCTTAGATTTTTAGAACATGATATGAAAATTAAAATTGTGGTTACCGATTTTGACAGTCTTTCGGTTGATACACCAAAGGATTTGGAGGTTGCGCGTGTTTATTATGAGAAAAATTATAAAAAACATCAATAA
- the gatC gene encoding Asp-tRNA(Asn)/Glu-tRNA(Gln) amidotransferase subunit GatC produces MSVTKKDVEYIAALSHLKFNEEELEKFTHQLNDVLTYVEKLNELDTENVEPLSHPIENQNVFRDDKAKNSTPRSEALKNAPDKDDEHFRVPKVINQ; encoded by the coding sequence ATGTCGGTTACCAAAAAAGATGTTGAGTATATAGCAGCACTCTCTCATTTAAAATTTAATGAAGAAGAGCTGGAAAAATTTACACATCAGTTGAATGATGTATTAACTTATGTAGAAAAACTAAATGAACTGGATACAGAAAATGTTGAGCCTTTGTCTCATCCAATAGAAAATCAAAATGTATTTCGGGATGATAAAGCAAAGAACTCAACACCACGCTCAGAGGCATTAAAAAATGCGCCCGATAAGGATGATGAGCATTTCAGAGTTCCCAAAGTTATTAATCAATAA
- a CDS encoding VWA domain-containing protein: MNHLAKIALLFFFAVAIISCSLDSSSSPEEINNKTTPNSPSPSDKATNEPIYQSLKWESENAQSFDVYFGKTNPPTTRVVSNYDKKSFVISNLEYATVYYWRVISKFSDGTQREGPIWSFTTLTNPNPAGAGFAMKLVKLEKKLPDIVNVLFQVVDMNSIGVPNLSKENFELFEDGEPVTSESNIEIKRNDQLPYKIRTVLMLDNSTSLDGKYDQIRNAATQFISNLKPNQEVAIYQFSESPELIIDFTSNKDSLLKYLANYRKGFMTTNLYGAVIKGTSRWEDKFAVDDLLQGAMIIFTDGKDTQGSSSLVEAMNAVGNKTVYTVGLAGAADGIDVPVLTAIGTKGFYPISDISQLTENFNKIQQSILNFANSFYLLTYKSPKRGNFDHFLTIKIKENSYLGSDSYITGIYNSSGFYSANWTN; this comes from the coding sequence ATGAATCATTTAGCCAAAATAGCATTATTGTTTTTTTTTGCAGTAGCAATAATATCTTGTTCGCTGGATTCCTCTTCAAGCCCGGAAGAAATAAATAATAAAACTACGCCAAATTCACCAAGTCCATCCGACAAAGCAACCAACGAACCCATATATCAATCGTTAAAATGGGAAAGTGAAAATGCACAGTCATTCGATGTGTACTTTGGAAAGACAAATCCTCCCACCACGCGGGTTGTTTCTAATTATGATAAAAAATCGTTTGTGATATCAAATTTAGAATATGCAACTGTTTATTATTGGCGTGTAATTTCAAAATTTTCAGATGGTACTCAAAGGGAGGGACCAATTTGGAGTTTTACAACATTAACCAATCCTAATCCTGCCGGTGCCGGCTTCGCAATGAAATTGGTTAAACTAGAAAAGAAACTTCCCGATATTGTGAATGTTTTGTTTCAGGTTGTTGATATGAATAGCATTGGGGTCCCTAATTTAAGTAAAGAAAATTTTGAGTTATTTGAGGATGGGGAACCTGTAACTTCGGAATCAAATATTGAGATTAAAAGAAATGATCAGCTTCCATATAAAATTAGAACTGTATTAATGCTCGATAATTCAACAAGTCTTGACGGCAAATATGATCAGATTAGAAATGCCGCAACTCAATTCATAAGTAATTTAAAACCAAACCAGGAAGTTGCAATCTACCAATTTTCGGAATCTCCCGAATTGATAATTGACTTTACTTCCAACAAGGATTCGTTATTAAAATATCTCGCAAATTATCGTAAAGGTTTTATGACTACGAATCTTTATGGTGCGGTTATTAAAGGTACCTCAAGATGGGAAGATAAATTTGCAGTTGATGATCTACTTCAGGGAGCTATGATTATTTTTACAGATGGTAAGGATACTCAAGGATCAAGCTCACTTGTAGAAGCTATGAATGCGGTGGGGAATAAAACTGTTTACACAGTTGGTTTAGCGGGCGCGGCGGATGGAATTGATGTGCCGGTTCTAACAGCAATTGGTACTAAAGGATTTTATCCCATTTCAGATATAAGTCAATTAACCGAAAATTTTAATAAAATACAGCAGTCAATTTTAAATTTTGCTAATAGTTTTTATCTGCTTACTTATAAGAGTCCTAAACGTGGAAATTTTGACCACTTTTTGACTATAAAAATTAAAGAGAATTCTTATTTGGGCAGTGATTCATACATCACTGGTATTTATAACAGCTCGGGATTTTATTCCGCTAATTGGACAAATTAA
- a CDS encoding M48 family metallopeptidase has protein sequence MSEGNLPGRNAKKYNNLKLLIGISKGIISFTLLTFFVVLGYSLELEQYLSSQISNSYLLLIAYTAILLFTFKIIFFPVEYYTEYHLEHKYSLSNQTFGKWLFEDLKGGLVGILIGLPLLIIFYWTISLFQDYWWIPFAFITFIVSVILAQIFPIYIMPLFYKISPVEDEELKQRIVTRSMEAGLNISNIFQFDMSKNTKKANAAFTGIGKTKRILLADTLLSNFTIDQVETVIAHELGHYKRKHIIKNIILSTINSFALFFVISILHSNFVTVLGFSSITQISSFPLIALSAILLSLVEQPFFNALSRKFEYEADEYAVKVTGKKEVFISTLDYLTDHNLGDREPNPIIEWLFYSHPSIKNRVNAINML, from the coding sequence ATGAGTGAGGGTAATCTTCCCGGCAGAAATGCCAAAAAGTATAACAATCTAAAATTGCTTATCGGAATTTCTAAAGGTATAATTTCATTCACTTTGTTAACTTTCTTCGTGGTACTGGGTTACAGTTTAGAACTTGAGCAATATTTATCGTCACAAATATCAAATTCGTATCTTCTTTTAATTGCATATACCGCTATTTTACTTTTTACTTTTAAGATAATTTTTTTCCCCGTGGAATACTACACAGAATATCATCTTGAACATAAGTATAGTTTGTCTAATCAGACATTTGGCAAATGGTTGTTTGAGGATTTAAAGGGAGGATTAGTTGGGATTCTAATAGGTCTTCCTTTACTTATAATTTTTTATTGGACTATTAGTTTATTTCAAGATTATTGGTGGATTCCTTTCGCTTTCATAACTTTTATTGTATCTGTAATTCTGGCTCAAATATTCCCAATTTATATTATGCCTTTATTTTATAAAATTTCTCCGGTCGAAGATGAGGAACTGAAACAAAGAATAGTTACCAGATCGATGGAGGCGGGTTTAAATATCAGTAATATTTTTCAATTTGATATGAGCAAAAACACCAAAAAAGCAAATGCCGCATTTACCGGGATTGGAAAAACGAAAAGAATTTTACTGGCTGATACGCTTCTCAGTAATTTCACAATCGATCAAGTTGAAACTGTTATTGCTCACGAATTAGGGCATTACAAAAGAAAGCATATAATCAAAAACATTATTCTTTCAACAATTAATAGTTTTGCGCTGTTTTTTGTAATCTCAATTTTGCATTCAAATTTTGTTACGGTTTTGGGATTTAGTTCTATTACACAAATCTCATCATTCCCTTTAATAGCTCTCTCCGCTATTCTGCTATCATTGGTTGAACAGCCATTCTTTAATGCTCTCTCAAGAAAATTTGAGTATGAGGCAGATGAGTATGCCGTAAAAGTAACCGGCAAAAAAGAAGTATTTATTTCAACACTTGATTATTTGACTGATCATAATTTGGGAGATAGAGAACCGAATCCGATTATTGAGTGGCTGTTTTATAGCCATCCGTCCATCAAAAACAGAGTGAACGCTATTAACATGTTATAG
- a CDS encoding tetratricopeptide repeat protein, whose amino-acid sequence MKMNIMTNKLNGLMLIAIVFISLFLAQITTAQTPDELMNKASVEYQNENYAGAIEYYKNVLKQGFESGVLYYNLGNAYFKNGQLGYAIFSFEKALKLEPNDEDINYNLRIANSRTMDKIEEVPSIFILNWWNGLVTIFSLNTLAIFVLLFYLVLLTSILFYLYTRSGFVQKLTFFSGSISLSVFILFIVLFVARYNREATTNYGILFQKVYSVKTSPDQKASDAFIIHEGIKFTIEDHVNNWTKIRLNDGKIGWIEDYSFGRI is encoded by the coding sequence ATGAAGATGAATATCATGACTAATAAACTTAACGGGTTAATGCTGATCGCTATAGTTTTTATCTCATTATTTCTAGCTCAAATAACAACGGCACAAACGCCCGATGAATTGATGAATAAAGCGTCTGTTGAATATCAAAACGAAAATTATGCTGGTGCAATTGAGTATTATAAAAATGTTTTGAAGCAGGGATTTGAAAGTGGTGTTCTCTACTACAATCTTGGAAATGCATATTTTAAAAATGGCCAATTGGGTTACGCAATTTTTAGTTTCGAAAAAGCTTTAAAACTTGAGCCGAATGATGAAGATATAAACTATAATTTGAGAATTGCTAACTCTAGAACAATGGATAAAATTGAGGAGGTCCCCTCAATATTTATTTTGAATTGGTGGAACGGATTAGTTACAATTTTCTCATTAAATACATTGGCAATATTTGTGTTATTATTCTATCTAGTATTACTTACAAGTATATTATTTTATTTGTACACCCGATCAGGATTTGTTCAGAAGCTTACTTTCTTTTCGGGTTCTATTTCGCTCTCAGTATTTATTTTATTTATTGTACTGTTCGTGGCGAGGTACAACAGAGAAGCAACAACTAATTACGGAATTTTATTCCAGAAAGTGTATAGTGTAAAAACATCCCCCGATCAAAAAGCGTCCGACGCATTTATTATTCATGAAGGGATAAAATTTACTATCGAGGATCATGTAAATAACTGGACTAAAATTAGATTAAATGATGGGAAAATTGGTTGGATCGAAGATTACTCATTTGGACGGATTTAG
- a CDS encoding protein BatD, which yields MKSTDRKKVLLIMTLILGSFFMSRMNAQTFSASVDKSVVGQYDRFQLDFVFEGGDINNLSNFKPPTLTQFKVLSGPNQSSSMQIINGKVSGSLTLTYILQPSNLGEFTIGSAGIEYAGKTHLSSPIKIKVEKGTPQQQKESTGGYTEEELKKNVFIVAEANKSRAFQGEQITVTYKLYTKLNIASPQVIKLPSYEGFWAEEIGPIKNINFDIEMYRGERYRVAKIKQVALFPSKTGSLSVTPFELKIPIIIKKRRTGNDVFDEFFNDSFFARSETIEFPAKSNTLKVESIPLPAGAPESFSGAVGNFNFKAEVDKKDITQNESLTLRMSLSGSGNIKLLNIPEPKLPAGFEKYEPKTIENISPGSVVSGQKIIDYLVVARTSGAKIIPAIQFSYFNPSTKKYITVNSPDFNINVRPGVGGEVSSSSFSKEDIKLLSEDIRYIKTSNFKLEPKQNSSLMKPWFWISLIVITIIFSGVIAFKRRQDAIYSNTSLLKYMKAEKSARKRLHTAKSALDLRDYEKFYSEISFALFGYLEDKLAIQKSEFTLELAESKLIERNVSRSLIERVKKIAEKCEYARFAPQGELTVESPILYEETVSVIVEVDAELARKK from the coding sequence ATGAAAAGCACCGATAGAAAAAAAGTATTATTAATAATGACCCTTATTCTTGGCTCATTTTTTATGAGTCGGATGAACGCTCAAACATTTTCAGCTTCCGTGGATAAATCTGTTGTTGGACAATATGACAGATTCCAACTGGATTTTGTGTTTGAGGGTGGAGATATAAATAATCTTTCTAATTTTAAACCACCAACTTTAACACAATTTAAAGTTCTAAGCGGGCCCAATCAGTCATCAAGTATGCAGATAATTAATGGAAAAGTATCCGGCTCACTAACTTTAACTTATATTCTTCAACCATCAAATTTAGGTGAATTTACAATTGGCTCGGCAGGAATAGAATATGCTGGCAAAACACATCTCTCTTCACCAATAAAAATAAAAGTTGAAAAGGGAACTCCGCAGCAGCAGAAGGAAAGTACGGGCGGTTATACAGAAGAAGAGCTTAAAAAAAATGTATTCATTGTTGCTGAGGCAAACAAGTCCAGGGCATTTCAAGGTGAACAAATCACTGTTACCTATAAACTTTACACAAAACTAAATATTGCTTCTCCGCAGGTTATAAAGCTTCCTTCATACGAAGGGTTTTGGGCTGAAGAAATTGGACCCATTAAAAACATCAATTTTGATATTGAGATGTATAGAGGCGAAAGGTACAGAGTAGCCAAAATTAAACAAGTTGCATTGTTCCCAAGTAAAACTGGAAGTCTGAGCGTAACTCCTTTTGAATTAAAAATTCCAATAATTATAAAAAAGAGAAGAACCGGCAATGATGTATTCGATGAGTTTTTTAATGATTCTTTTTTTGCCCGAAGTGAAACAATAGAATTTCCCGCTAAATCGAATACATTAAAAGTTGAATCAATTCCGCTGCCTGCAGGTGCACCAGAATCTTTCAGCGGCGCAGTTGGTAATTTTAACTTTAAAGCCGAAGTTGATAAAAAAGATATTACCCAAAATGAGAGTCTAACTTTACGAATGAGTTTAAGTGGAAGCGGTAATATAAAATTGTTGAATATTCCCGAACCAAAGCTTCCTGCAGGATTCGAAAAGTATGAACCAAAAACTATTGAAAATATTTCCCCTGGATCGGTTGTTAGCGGACAAAAAATTATTGACTATCTTGTGGTTGCACGTACTTCAGGAGCTAAAATAATTCCGGCAATTCAATTTAGTTACTTTAATCCGTCAACTAAGAAATATATCACTGTTAACTCGCCCGATTTTAATATAAACGTTCGACCGGGAGTTGGGGGAGAAGTGAGTTCATCTTCGTTTTCAAAAGAGGATATAAAATTGTTAAGTGAGGATATTAGATACATAAAAACATCTAACTTCAAATTGGAGCCGAAACAAAATTCATCATTAATGAAACCATGGTTTTGGATCTCTTTAATTGTTATTACGATAATATTTTCAGGGGTAATCGCATTCAAGAGAAGGCAAGACGCGATTTATAGCAACACCTCATTGCTCAAATATATGAAAGCGGAGAAATCAGCCAGGAAGAGACTCCATACAGCCAAATCGGCTCTAGATTTAAGAGATTATGAAAAATTCTATTCTGAAATTTCATTTGCGCTCTTTGGGTATCTCGAGGATAAGTTAGCAATACAGAAATCAGAATTTACTTTAGAATTAGCTGAGAGCAAACTTATTGAGAGAAATGTTTCTCGCAGTTTAATTGAACGTGTGAAAAAAATTGCTGAAAAGTGTGAATATGCTCGTTTTGCTCCTCAAGGTGAACTTACAGTAGAGTCGCCAATTTTATATGAGGAAACAGTTTCTGTAATTGTTGAAGTTGACGCAGAATTAGCGAGGAAGAAATGA
- a CDS encoding tetratricopeptide repeat protein, with amino-acid sequence MKLSPFKYCIILSVFISGIIAGQSNRSLNNDGVDLYSNKKYSDAEVKFKKVLEKDPKLFEGHFNLGDAYYKQGRYDEALSSFNKSLEFTDDKSNRSKVYHNMGNSFLKGEKYKEAIQSYASALKNNPDDLETKYNLSYALNMMKQKQQQNQQNKNDKDKKDQNKDQQQNQNQQQNKNDDKKDDKKEQQQQQQQQKNQISKEEAERILEALKNNEKDLQKKIRKIEGKAKTTEKDW; translated from the coding sequence ATGAAGTTGAGTCCATTTAAATATTGCATTATTCTTTCAGTTTTTATTTCGGGGATTATTGCTGGTCAATCTAACAGATCGTTAAATAATGATGGGGTGGATTTATATTCCAATAAAAAATATTCTGATGCCGAAGTAAAATTCAAAAAGGTACTCGAAAAAGATCCAAAATTATTTGAAGGGCATTTTAATTTAGGCGATGCTTACTATAAACAGGGTCGCTATGATGAAGCGCTCAGTTCTTTCAATAAATCTTTAGAATTTACTGATGATAAAAGCAATCGATCAAAAGTTTATCATAACATGGGAAATTCATTTTTGAAGGGGGAGAAATATAAAGAGGCAATACAATCATATGCGTCAGCATTGAAAAATAATCCGGATGATCTTGAAACTAAGTATAATCTATCCTACGCATTAAATATGATGAAACAAAAACAACAACAGAATCAACAAAACAAAAATGATAAGGATAAAAAGGATCAAAATAAGGATCAGCAGCAAAATCAAAACCAGCAGCAGAATAAAAATGACGATAAAAAGGATGACAAAAAAGAACAGCAGCAACAACAACAACAGCAAAAAAATCAAATTTCGAAAGAAGAGGCTGAGAGAATTTTAGAGGCACTTAAGAATAACGAGAAAGATCTGCAGAAGAAAATTCGAAAAATAGAAGGTAAAGCTAAAACAACAGAAAAAGATTGGTAA